The Candidatus Omnitrophota bacterium genome contains a region encoding:
- the secA gene encoding preprotein translocase subunit SecA, whose amino-acid sequence MNKMVEVARIVNIVNSLEPKISALSDAELTAKSNEFKEHLKNRSVEIAQELEDLQQAMLSVAIPEEKEKLKEKLKVSRNRIFADILPQAFAVVREAAKRTIGLRHFDVQIAGGIILHEGRIAEMSTGEGKTLVATLAAYLNALLGKGVHVVTVNDYLARRDREWMGPIYEFLGLSVGTIQHDMSDEERKIAYACDITYGTNNEFGFDYLRDNMKYSIEELVQRPFYYAIVDEVDSILIDEARTPLIISGPAEESTEKYYTAKKIVEQLNGRRVTERDEIDAKYKGIDLGKGFDYVADEKAQTVALTEEGEIKASKLWGVDTLHALETIEYRHHTIAALRAKEFFERDVDYVIKDGQVIIVDEFTGRLMPGRRWSDGLHQAIESKEGLKIERENQTLATVTFQNYFRMYEKLAGMTGTAFTEANEFKSIYQLDVVVLPTNKLLVRKNYPDRIYKTEKEKFDAVVEEIVELYNLGKPVLVGTITIDKSERLSEMLKRRGVTHQVLNAKYHEMEAIIIAQAGRYKGVTIATNMAGRGTDILLGGNPEFTAKNVAKQKLNPEDPNYQIEYKAILDRYKSEAALEHDKVVALGGLHVLGTERHEARRIDNQLRGRSGRQGDPGSSRFYVSLKDDLMRLFGSDRIIGLMDKLGLEEGQVIEHPWVSGSIEIAQRRVEQHNFEIRKQLLEYDNVMNKQREIIYGQRKQILEGFSLKENIIEIIPKLIDDYLKIYDHGDSSGLDVTGLINSLALNFGLETDAKAFTDQDKEGLKDDLTQKMLLAYEGKEKLIGAELLRNLERMVFLQIIDTKWKDHLYAMDSLREGIGLRAYGQRDPLIEYKREAFGMFSQMIAAIEEDAVQTVFKLEPVKPDRFQGVFSSLPKELTHPEANKFQAPAGDDADVELPVAPAQAVKPVQSHQSKVGRNDPCPCGSGKKYKKCCGK is encoded by the coding sequence ATGAACAAGATGGTTGAGGTGGCTAGAATTGTTAACATAGTGAATTCTCTAGAACCTAAGATAAGCGCGCTTAGCGACGCAGAGCTTACTGCTAAGTCAAATGAATTTAAAGAGCATCTAAAAAATAGATCTGTTGAGATTGCTCAGGAGCTTGAAGATTTACAACAGGCAATGCTTAGCGTGGCTATACCCGAAGAGAAAGAAAAGTTAAAAGAAAAATTAAAGGTTAGCCGCAATAGAATTTTTGCCGATATATTGCCGCAAGCTTTTGCCGTAGTCAGAGAGGCAGCTAAGCGTACGATAGGATTACGCCATTTTGATGTGCAGATTGCCGGAGGTATTATTTTGCATGAAGGTAGGATTGCCGAGATGTCCACCGGAGAAGGTAAAACTTTAGTGGCTACATTAGCAGCTTATCTTAATGCTTTATTGGGTAAAGGAGTGCATGTGGTTACGGTCAATGATTATCTTGCCCGGCGCGACCGCGAGTGGATGGGGCCGATCTATGAATTTTTAGGGCTGTCCGTAGGCACTATCCAGCATGATATGAGCGATGAGGAAAGAAAAATTGCTTATGCCTGCGATATAACTTATGGCACCAACAATGAATTTGGTTTTGATTATCTGCGCGATAATATGAAATATTCTATTGAAGAACTGGTGCAGCGGCCGTTCTATTATGCCATAGTGGATGAGGTTGATTCAATATTAATCGATGAGGCGCGTACACCGTTGATTATCTCAGGCCCTGCCGAGGAGTCCACGGAAAAATATTATACTGCTAAAAAAATAGTTGAACAATTAAATGGCCGTAGGGTTACGGAAAGAGACGAGATCGACGCAAAATATAAAGGAATAGACTTAGGAAAAGGATTTGATTATGTCGCCGATGAAAAAGCTCAGACCGTAGCTTTAACTGAAGAAGGGGAGATTAAAGCCTCTAAGCTCTGGGGCGTGGATACCCTTCATGCTTTGGAAACTATTGAGTATCGTCATCATACTATTGCGGCCCTGCGGGCAAAGGAGTTCTTTGAGCGGGATGTGGATTATGTGATTAAGGATGGCCAGGTGATAATCGTCGATGAATTTACCGGCAGGCTTATGCCCGGCAGGCGCTGGTCAGACGGCCTGCATCAGGCAATCGAGTCTAAAGAAGGATTAAAGATTGAGCGGGAAAATCAAACCTTAGCCACCGTGACTTTTCAAAATTATTTCCGCATGTATGAGAAACTAGCCGGGATGACGGGTACTGCTTTTACCGAAGCCAATGAATTTAAAAGTATTTATCAATTGGATGTAGTTGTTCTGCCTACAAACAAACTTTTAGTGCGTAAGAATTATCCTGATCGCATTTATAAAACTGAAAAAGAGAAATTTGATGCTGTGGTTGAAGAGATCGTAGAATTGTATAATTTGGGCAAGCCCGTATTGGTCGGTACAATCACTATTGATAAATCCGAGAGGCTCTCTGAGATGCTTAAACGCCGCGGGGTTACTCATCAGGTATTAAATGCTAAATATCATGAAATGGAAGCGATTATTATTGCTCAGGCCGGTAGATATAAAGGCGTGACTATTGCTACCAACATGGCTGGCCGTGGTACAGATATACTTTTAGGTGGAAATCCTGAGTTTACCGCTAAAAACGTGGCCAAGCAGAAATTAAATCCGGAGGATCCAAATTATCAGATTGAGTACAAAGCAATCCTTGATCGTTATAAATCCGAAGCTGCCCTTGAACATGATAAAGTAGTGGCCTTAGGCGGCTTGCATGTTTTAGGCACGGAGCGCCATGAAGCCAGGCGTATCGATAATCAGCTGCGCGGCCGCAGCGGCAGGCAGGGGGATCCGGGTTCATCACGTTTTTATGTATCATTGAAGGATGATCTTATGCGTTTGTTTGGCTCTGACAGGATTATTGGGCTGATGGATAAATTGGGACTGGAAGAAGGGCAGGTTATTGAGCATCCCTGGGTTAGTGGTTCGATTGAGATTGCCCAGCGCCGGGTAGAACAGCACAATTTTGAAATCCGAAAACAGCTCCTGGAATATGATAATGTAATGAATAAACAAAGGGAAATTATCTACGGCCAGCGTAAGCAGATTTTGGAAGGTTTTTCTTTAAAAGAAAATATTATTGAAATTATTCCCAAATTGATTGATGATTATCTGAAAATTTATGATCACGGGGATTCCTCTGGTTTAGATGTAACGGGTTTAATCAATTCCTTGGCCTTAAATTTTGGCCTAGAGACGGACGCTAAGGCATTTACTGACCAAGATAAAGAAGGGTTAAAGGATGATTTAACACAAAAAATGCTTTTAGCTTATGAAGGTAAAGAAAAACTGATTGGCGCAGAGTTATTGCGTAATTTAGAACGTATGGTTTTCCTGCAGATTATCGATACTAAATGGAAAGATCATCTTTATGCCATGGATAGCTTGCGTGAAGGTATTGGTTTGCGCGCCTATGGGCAAAGGGATCCTTTGATTGAATATAAGCGCGAAGCTTTTGGAATGTTTAGTCAGATGATTGCTGCTATCGAAGAGGACGCTGTGCAGACTGTTTTCAAATTAGAGCCAGTCAAGCCTGATAGATTCCAAGGGGTTTTTAGTTCTCTGCCCAAGGAACTAACTCATCCTGAGGCGAATAAATTCCAGGCTCCTGCTGGGGACGATGCTGATGTGGAGCTACCTGTTGCGCCCGCGCAAGCTGTTAAACCTGTGCAATCCCACCAATCCAAGGTAGGCCGTAATGACCCCTGTCCGTGCGGCTCGGGTAAAAAATATAAAAAATGCTGCGGAAAATAA
- the prfB gene encoding peptide chain release factor 2 (programmed frameshift) — protein MIEEIKSKLDGIGVRLENLRVIFDVADKRQKIDVLNTQMSAEGFWGNTEYSTKIVKELKSLKVIVEPWELAYKKYQELTELIPLLKEDDKDLVSDLTRNADSLLSIIEKLEFQVLLGGPLDKNSTILSINAGAGGTESCDWAGMLFRMYSRFAQSHGYSVKTIDMLPGEEAGIKNVTILIEGPYAFGYLKAERGVHRLVRISPFDANSRRHTSFASVDVIPEIEEDLDIKIEEKDLRIDVYRSKGAGGQSVNTTDSAVRITHLPTGIVAQCQNERSQFQNKQTALKILKSRLYTAAQVKKQEELKQQDSDKKRIEWGSQIRSYVLHPYNLVKDHRTDFETGDTQKILDGGLDEFIEAFLKYSANK, from the exons ATGATAGAAGAAATTAAAAGTAAACTTGATGGGATTGGGGTGAGGCTGGAAAACTTAAGA GTTATCTTTGACGTTGCCGATAAAAGGCAAAAAATAGATGTTTTAAACACCCAGATGTCCGCTGAGGGTTTCTGGGGCAATACAGAATATTCTACGAAGATTGTCAAAGAATTAAAGAGCCTTAAAGTAATAGTTGAGCCTTGGGAACTAGCCTATAAAAAATATCAGGAACTTACCGAACTTATTCCCCTGCTTAAAGAGGATGATAAGGATTTGGTTTCAGATTTAACCCGCAATGCCGACAGCCTCTTGAGCATAATAGAAAAGTTAGAATTCCAGGTTCTTTTGGGTGGCCCGCTTGATAAGAATAGCACGATTTTAAGTATCAATGCCGGAGCAGGAGGTACAGAATCCTGTGATTGGGCAGGGATGCTTTTTAGGATGTACAGCCGGTTTGCACAAAGCCACGGGTATAGCGTAAAAACAATTGATATGCTTCCGGGGGAAGAGGCAGGGATTAAAAATGTAACTATTTTAATCGAAGGCCCGTATGCTTTTGGTTATCTAAAAGCAGAACGCGGAGTGCATCGCTTGGTGAGAATCTCACCTTTTGACGCAAACTCACGCAGGCATACTTCGTTTGCTTCGGTAGATGTAATTCCGGAAATAGAAGAAGATCTGGATATCAAAATCGAAGAAAAAGATTTGCGTATAGATGTTTATCGTTCTAAAGGTGCAGGTGGCCAAAGCGTAAACACCACGGATTCAGCGGTGAGGATTACGCATCTACCGACAGGAATTGTGGCGCAGTGCCAGAATGAGCGTTCGCAGTTTCAAAATAAACAGACTGCCTTAAAGATACTTAAGTCCCGTCTCTATACAGCAGCACAGGTAAAAAAACAGGAAGAATTAAAGCAGCAGGATTCAGATAAAAAGAGAATTGAGTGGGGCAGTCAGATCCGTTCTTATGTTTTGCATCCCTATAATTTAGTTAAAGATCACCGTACTGATTTTGAAACTGGGGATACCCAGAAAATTTTAGACGGCGGTTTGGATGAATTTATTGAGGCTTTTCTCAAATATAGTGCTAATAAATAA
- a CDS encoding PilT/PilU family type 4a pilus ATPase, which translates to MDIKGLMREMVGRNASDLFYRAGGVPRLRIDGKIISMDTRILTVEDVMLATEQLSNTKQLEIFRKSLDVDFAVYLEEFDRRFRVSVFTQRNWPSIVIRNVRNNIANFEELNLPTEVLTKLSLETRGLVLLTGSMGSGKSTTIASMIEYINNNCRKHVLTAEEPIEFTFEDKQSIINQRELGIDVPSYQTALRAFTLQSPDVMFIVNIRDSETVSSAMAAAETVVLVLSTLHTINASQSIERLINFFPPHQHQEVRNQLAWLLKGVISLRLVPVKHGTGRVPAYEIMLLTPTISRLIREGKTWEIPHYIEDGAVFGMQSFTQSLVKLTHDGKISVEDAALAADSREEFMLAYKGIKKT; encoded by the coding sequence ATGGATATTAAAGGGTTAATGAGAGAGATGGTGGGTAGGAACGCTTCAGATCTTTTTTACCGAGCCGGAGGCGTACCCCGCCTTAGAATCGACGGTAAAATAATCTCTATGGATACCAGGATTTTAACCGTAGAGGATGTTATGCTTGCCACCGAACAACTGTCTAATACCAAACAGCTTGAAATTTTTAGAAAATCCCTGGATGTAGATTTTGCCGTATACCTGGAGGAATTTGACCGGCGTTTCCGGGTTAGCGTATTTACGCAAAGAAATTGGCCATCCATTGTTATCAGGAATGTGCGCAATAATATAGCTAACTTTGAAGAGTTAAATCTTCCCACTGAGGTGTTAACAAAACTATCGCTGGAAACCCGCGGTTTAGTATTGTTGACCGGAAGTATGGGCAGCGGAAAATCTACGACGATTGCCAGTATGATTGAATATATTAATAATAACTGCAGAAAACATGTTTTGACTGCTGAAGAGCCGATTGAATTCACTTTTGAAGATAAGCAGTCAATTATAAATCAGCGGGAGCTGGGGATAGATGTTCCGAGTTATCAGACTGCTTTGCGTGCTTTTACCTTACAGAGCCCGGATGTGATGTTTATCGTTAATATTCGAGATTCTGAAACCGTATCTAGCGCTATGGCTGCTGCTGAAACTGTAGTTTTAGTTTTGAGTACTTTGCATACAATTAATGCTTCTCAATCCATAGAAAGATTGATTAACTTTTTTCCTCCTCACCAGCATCAGGAGGTAAGGAATCAATTGGCCTGGCTGCTAAAAGGAGTAATCTCATTGCGTTTGGTGCCTGTTAAACATGGGACTGGCCGCGTACCTGCTTATGAGATTATGCTTCTAACTCCCACTATCAGCCGCCTGATTCGTGAAGGAAAGACTTGGGAGATTCCTCATTACATTGAAGATGGTGCAGTATTCGGTATGCAGTCGTTCACTCAATCTTTGGTTAAATTAACTCATGACGGCAAAATAAGCGTAGAGGATGCTGCGCTTGCTGCAGATAGCCGCGAAGAATTTATGTTGGCTTACAAAGGGATAAAGAAAACTTAA
- a CDS encoding glycosyltransferase family 2 protein → MDKKTFSRRIFEIIPGGLSWSIIIVLVFLSIKHPVASAIIIITFDFYWIIRTVYLTTLLVMAHNRLSHQRNEDWLKRCLTLPEDKSFSKLYQLVIFPVYNEGLEVLRPSLSSLDASHYPKDKIIVAMAFEERNIRAHDIALILEKEFSSKFGAYISTFHPDGLAGETRTKGANATWSAKAAKKFIDSREITYENVIVSCFDADTCVEPEYFGCLSYHFLTSDKPHQASYQPMPVYNNNIWQAPSFARLVEISSSFCQLIESMRLEKFVTFSSHSMSFKTLVEVDYWPVNMISDDSVIYWKGYLHYNGDYRVVPLYVTVSMDVAYSTNIWKTIVVQYKQKRRWAWGIENFPFVVDGFIKNKNISLFHKLRRSFHLLESHVTWAVWAFILVVIGYLPMLFGGVFFSQMAIAYNLPKITGLLFQFTLLTSLIWIFLSWTILPPRPKGVSVFKNVILVLEWFFVPFIILIVGSLPAIDAQSRLMFARYMEFNSTLKGDKVL, encoded by the coding sequence GTGGATAAGAAAACATTCTCAAGGCGCATCTTTGAAATTATACCCGGAGGTTTATCCTGGAGCATAATTATTGTATTAGTTTTTTTGTCGATTAAACATCCGGTAGCCAGCGCTATAATAATTATTACTTTTGATTTTTATTGGATAATTCGTACAGTTTACCTGACTACTCTTTTAGTGATGGCGCACAATCGGCTTTCTCATCAGAGGAATGAAGATTGGTTGAAACGTTGTTTAACTCTTCCTGAAGATAAAAGTTTTTCCAAGTTGTATCAATTAGTTATTTTTCCCGTTTATAACGAAGGCCTGGAGGTTTTGCGGCCGTCATTATCTTCTTTGGATGCAAGCCATTACCCAAAAGATAAGATTATTGTAGCTATGGCTTTTGAAGAACGCAATATCCGCGCGCATGATATTGCCTTAATTTTAGAAAAAGAGTTTAGTTCAAAATTCGGTGCTTATATATCTACTTTTCATCCTGATGGTTTAGCCGGGGAAACCCGCACAAAAGGTGCAAATGCCACATGGAGCGCTAAAGCTGCTAAAAAATTTATTGATAGCCGTGAAATTACTTATGAAAATGTGATAGTTTCCTGTTTTGATGCCGATACCTGTGTTGAGCCAGAATATTTCGGATGCCTAAGTTATCATTTTTTGACCTCTGATAAACCACATCAGGCAAGCTATCAACCGATGCCAGTTTATAACAATAATATTTGGCAAGCGCCTTCTTTTGCCAGGTTAGTTGAGATTAGCAGTTCATTCTGCCAGCTGATTGAAAGTATGCGCCTTGAAAAGTTTGTTACATTCTCCAGCCACAGTATGAGTTTCAAGACGTTGGTTGAGGTGGATTATTGGCCGGTGAATATGATTTCAGATGACTCCGTGATCTATTGGAAAGGTTACTTACATTATAATGGGGATTACCGGGTAGTGCCTTTATATGTTACGGTTTCTATGGACGTAGCTTATTCTACTAATATATGGAAGACAATTGTTGTGCAGTATAAGCAAAAAAGAAGGTGGGCATGGGGAATAGAAAATTTTCCTTTTGTAGTGGATGGTTTCATAAAAAATAAAAATATTTCTTTATTTCATAAATTAAGAAGGTCATTCCATCTATTGGAAAGCCATGTTACTTGGGCTGTCTGGGCCTTTATTCTGGTGGTTATTGGGTATTTGCCCATGCTTTTTGGGGGAGTGTTTTTTAGCCAGATGGCAATTGCTTATAATTTACCCAAGATTACCGGATTACTGTTTCAGTTTACTTTATTGACTAGTTTGATCTGGATATTTCTGAGTTGGACAATTCTACCGCCGCGGCCTAAGGGGGTGAGCGTATTCAAGAATGTAATTTTGGTCTTGGAATGGTTTTTTGTACCGTTTATAATATTGATTGTCGGCTCACTTCCGGCAATTGATGCTCAAAGCCGGCTTATGTTTGCCAGATACATGGAATTTAATTCTACATTAAAAGGGGATAAGGTGTTATAA
- a CDS encoding PEGA domain-containing protein — MFTPLEKNHTLREHSSLTGLNFQRIRGVLFYLSVFLFFAGLPFILSYALGYKFNRHTLKFTKTGLISVKTQPAGAKIYLNGKLIPDRSPASMQELVPGVYKIVLELAQHYPWKGEVDVEAGKVSRLDKVILFPLRPNLQQLNQENFSFFHVDSEKKLIYYLDAENKVVYRSNLDSSNFEDIASLPEKFTQIVGWQVPEDKKKLFVFNRHQIGVVFFDNQGDYGFQDSFVFLDYPQEKIIQVFWHADSYHLIVLTDKHVQVIEARPQAKPVNLVELNKEGAEAFYDNKENELYFSDSQRSPDGSFYNNLYRVDLSPSLISLEKLMIQPFKGVKSIGKEDKGG, encoded by the coding sequence ATGTTTACCCCGTTAGAGAAAAATCATACCCTAAGAGAACATAGTTCTCTAACGGGGTTGAATTTTCAAAGGATTAGAGGAGTTTTGTTTTATTTAAGCGTATTTTTATTTTTTGCCGGGCTTCCTTTTATCCTTTCTTATGCATTGGGGTATAAATTTAATAGGCATACTTTAAAGTTTACTAAGACCGGCCTAATCTCTGTAAAGACCCAGCCTGCCGGAGCAAAAATATACCTCAACGGTAAACTTATTCCAGACAGGAGTCCTGCAAGTATGCAGGAGTTAGTCCCTGGTGTTTATAAGATTGTTTTGGAATTAGCGCAACATTATCCTTGGAAAGGGGAAGTTGATGTTGAGGCGGGTAAAGTCAGCCGCCTGGATAAGGTTATCCTTTTTCCGTTGCGCCCCAACCTTCAGCAGTTAAATCAGGAAAATTTTTCATTTTTTCACGTTGATAGCGAAAAGAAATTGATTTATTATTTGGATGCTGAAAATAAGGTTGTGTATAGGTCTAATTTAGACTCAAGTAACTTTGAGGATATCGCCAGCCTTCCTGAAAAATTCACACAGATTGTTGGTTGGCAGGTTCCCGAAGATAAAAAGAAGCTGTTTGTTTTTAATCGTCATCAGATTGGCGTAGTTTTCTTTGATAATCAGGGTGATTATGGATTTCAGGACTCCTTTGTCTTTTTAGATTATCCACAGGAAAAAATAATCCAGGTTTTTTGGCATGCGGATAGCTACCATTTAATTGTTTTGACCGATAAGCATGTTCAGGTAATTGAGGCCAGGCCGCAAGCAAAACCGGTTAACTTGGTAGAATTAAATAAGGAAGGGGCAGAGGCATTTTATGATAATAAAGAGAATGAACTTTATTTTAGCGATAGCCAGAGAAGCCCCGATGGTAGTTTTTATAATAATTTGTACCGGGTGGACTTAAGCCCTAGCCTTATTTCATTAGAGAAATTGATGATCCAGCCTTTTAAGGGCGTTAAATCGATAGGGAAGGAAGATAAGGGTGGATAA
- a CDS encoding excinuclease ABC subunit UvrC, which translates to MGNTQSLRDKILSAPDSPGVYLMRDSLRRIIYVGKASSLKRRLYNYLSADLDNKTLALMGRVADIEFRLCANETAALLLEAGLIHELKPRYNVSLKDDKSFPYVLISHEEFPLICITRKKNEAGARYLGPYTNAKLLKNALKIIRRSFGYRSCRRLPKRSCIYYKINLCPAPCIGKIGPQEYRRIIANIILVLEGKGDLLIRKLTKSMQDKAKAHDFEAAVRIRDQITVLSQVPSGSGVFNRRAELEDLKNRLGLVNLPVRIEGFDISNISGQHSVGSMVSFQNGMADKNNYRRFRIKSFSGINDYKMLAEIVRRRYVRLIREKKPLPDLLLIDGGKGHLLTAARQLKELNLDIALVSIAKEKENLYSSQKRGILRFPTDAAAMNLIRRIRDEAHRFALSYHHILHKKEVFK; encoded by the coding sequence ATGGGAAATACACAGAGTTTAAGAGATAAGATTTTATCAGCTCCTGACTCACCCGGTGTATACCTGATGCGTGATAGTTTGAGGCGCATAATTTATGTAGGCAAGGCCAGCTCTTTAAAGAGGAGGCTTTATAATTACCTATCAGCTGATTTAGATAATAAGACTCTGGCTTTAATGGGAAGGGTAGCGGATATTGAGTTCAGGTTGTGTGCAAATGAAACCGCGGCTTTATTGCTTGAGGCCGGGCTTATTCATGAGCTCAAACCAAGGTATAATGTCTCTCTTAAGGATGACAAGAGTTTTCCTTATGTTTTGATTTCCCATGAAGAGTTTCCGTTAATTTGTATTACGCGTAAGAAGAATGAGGCAGGCGCACGGTATCTGGGGCCATACACTAATGCTAAACTTTTAAAAAACGCACTTAAAATTATCCGGCGTAGCTTTGGGTACCGGTCTTGCAGGCGCCTTCCCAAGCGCAGTTGTATTTACTATAAGATCAATCTTTGTCCTGCTCCTTGCATCGGTAAAATTGGCCCTCAGGAATACAGGAGGATAATTGCCAATATTATTTTAGTTTTAGAAGGCAAGGGTGATTTGTTGATCCGAAAATTGACTAAATCCATGCAAGATAAAGCCAAGGCTCATGATTTTGAAGCGGCAGTCAGGATTCGTGACCAGATTACTGTTTTATCGCAGGTGCCCTCGGGTTCAGGAGTCTTTAACCGTAGAGCAGAGTTGGAAGATTTAAAAAATAGGCTGGGCTTAGTAAATTTGCCTGTTAGAATTGAAGGGTTTGATATCTCTAATATCTCAGGTCAACATTCTGTCGGTTCAATGGTCAGTTTTCAAAATGGCATGGCGGATAAAAACAATTACCGTCGTTTCCGTATAAAGAGTTTTTCCGGAATCAATGATTATAAAATGCTTGCTGAGATAGTAAGGAGGCGTTATGTTCGGTTAATCAGGGAGAAGAAGCCGTTACCGGATTTATTGCTTATTGACGGAGGTAAGGGCCATCTTTTAACCGCAGCGCGCCAACTTAAAGAATTGAATCTTGATATTGCGCTGGTTAGCATTGCTAAAGAGAAAGAAAATCTTTATAGCAGCCAGAAACGCGGAATTTTACGTTTTCCAACTGACGCTGCGGCGATGAATTTAATCCGACGGATACGTGATGAAGCGCACAGGTTTGCTCTTAGTTATCATCACATCTTGCATAAAAAAGAGGTATTTAAATAA
- the murJ gene encoding murein biosynthesis integral membrane protein MurJ, with the protein MSTIKYSLNSQNHAVARSAGIIGIATLVSRVLGFIRDIVIARLFGVYIYAQAFVIAFRIPNLFRDLVGEGASNAAIVPVLSEYSLKHSKEEFWELANILLNLLLVILSVVTILGIIFSPLIVRMIAPGFIASPDKLQATINLNRIIFPYILLIGLAVYAMAVLNSLKNFTVSAFAPCLLNVSIIICALLLGEGIKGLASGVLLGGILQLAVQIPVLYKKGFRPKFTRCFKHPGVMQVQRLMLPRLASSGIYQLNNFVDTIFGSLSAIVGEGAVAVLYFSYRLIQFPIGIFSNAIAQAILPTFSTQVLEDNRENLKNTLYWGLRAVFFVMLPMGALFMVLAQPLIFTFFGGGKFDVNAGLLTSNALFFYSIGLCAYGGTKILQCCFFALRDTVTPTKIAGLSLLLNIILNSLLMFPLKIGGLALATAISGIISFLFLFFILSKRLGGFGEGKILNSFLRILIASLCMAGVCFLVNQALNLAWALFCGVLSYIVFCFIFGVAELKEFILKFLWEIHRV; encoded by the coding sequence ATGTCAACAATCAAATATTCTTTAAACAGCCAAAACCATGCAGTTGCCCGCTCCGCAGGGATTATTGGTATTGCTACCTTAGTCTCGCGCGTCCTGGGTTTTATAAGAGATATAGTTATTGCCCGCTTATTTGGAGTTTATATTTATGCTCAGGCTTTTGTAATTGCTTTTCGCATACCCAATCTTTTTCGTGACCTAGTCGGTGAAGGCGCCTCTAATGCTGCAATTGTCCCGGTTTTAAGCGAGTACAGCCTTAAGCATTCCAAAGAAGAGTTTTGGGAGCTGGCCAATATTTTACTTAACCTGCTCTTGGTCATACTAAGTGTAGTTACTATTCTGGGAATTATTTTTTCTCCTTTAATTGTACGCATGATCGCCCCCGGTTTTATTGCTTCTCCAGATAAACTGCAGGCAACGATTAACCTTAACCGGATTATCTTTCCTTATATACTACTTATCGGCCTGGCAGTTTATGCCATGGCTGTGTTAAATTCGCTGAAAAACTTTACTGTTTCGGCGTTTGCCCCCTGCCTTTTAAATGTTTCTATAATTATCTGTGCTCTGCTTCTGGGAGAAGGCATAAAGGGCCTGGCCAGCGGGGTTTTGCTTGGTGGTATTCTACAGCTGGCAGTGCAGATTCCTGTTTTATATAAAAAAGGGTTTCGTCCAAAATTCACCCGATGCTTTAAGCATCCTGGAGTAATGCAGGTTCAAAGATTAATGTTGCCCCGCCTGGCAAGCAGTGGAATTTACCAGTTGAATAATTTTGTGGATACTATTTTTGGATCGCTCTCGGCGATTGTTGGTGAGGGGGCAGTTGCGGTTCTTTATTTTTCCTACCGGCTCATTCAATTCCCTATAGGTATTTTTAGCAATGCCATTGCGCAGGCGATTCTACCTACTTTTTCGACACAAGTATTGGAGGATAATCGGGAGAATCTTAAAAACACGCTTTACTGGGGACTGCGTGCGGTTTTCTTCGTAATGCTACCGATGGGAGCGCTTTTTATGGTTTTAGCGCAGCCATTAATTTTTACTTTTTTTGGTGGAGGCAAATTTGATGTTAATGCAGGGCTCCTGACCAGCAATGCCCTGTTTTTTTATAGCATTGGGTTATGTGCTTATGGCGGAACAAAAATATTACAATGTTGTTTTTTTGCCCTCAGAGATACGGTTACTCCCACCAAGATTGCAGGGCTTAGCCTGCTGTTAAATATTATCCTCAATTCACTTTTGATGTTTCCGCTTAAAATCGGGGGGTTGGCTTTGGCCACCGCTATTTCGGGGATAATTTCTTTCTTATTTTTATTTTTCATTCTAAGCAAACGTTTGGGTGGTTTTGGAGAAGGCAAAATATTAAATTCATTTTTACGTATTCTTATCGCTAGTCTTTGTATGGCAGGTGTCTGTTTTTTGGTGAATCAGGCATTGAATCTTGCCTGGGCATTATTTTGCGGGGTGCTATCTTACATTGTTTTTTGTTTTATTTTTGGAGTAGCCGAACTTAAAGAGTTTATACTAAAGTTTTTATGGGAAATACACAGAGTTTAA
- the rpsT gene encoding 30S ribosomal protein S20 yields MPRRKTSLKSNRVSKRKHTRNLKVKVELKKTIKKFQELLTKKDAQAKTFIAKVFSQLDKAAKKNIIPSATANRRKSRLSRRLSKSH; encoded by the coding sequence ATGCCAAGACGCAAAACATCGCTAAAAAGTAACCGAGTAAGCAAAAGAAAACATACCCGGAATCTTAAGGTAAAGGTAGAATTAAAGAAAACAATCAAGAAATTCCAAGAGTTACTCACTAAAAAAGACGCTCAAGCCAAAACATTTATTGCCAAGGTTTTTTCCCAACTAGACAAAGCAGCCAAAAAAAATATTATTCCTTCGGCTACAGCTAACCGCAGAAAATCACGGCTGAGCAGGCGCTTAAGCAAATCTCATTAG